The candidate division WOR-3 bacterium genome contains a region encoding:
- a CDS encoding ATP-dependent Clp protease ATP-binding subunit, which translates to MNSENFTLRYRKIVMAAQRNSKLHKRGYYTTLDILYGILTETNCFAVKILQKMGVDISLMKKIIAARIYKDDFYKETPRYPSNLKEPVPTIEVESVIQGSIKKAEDLSHMFIGTEHLILSVLDNINTAAGEILKSLDITYEQFNLNLQNLVDETDLSVREEERKKIGRPKENFDDEEDDKFVIEDFCRDLTSLAEEGKLDPIIGRDLEIERVVQILSRRRKNNPVLIGEAGVGKTAIVEGLAQRVVQGHVPPSLIGKKFYQLNLASVVAGTKYRGQFESRMKSIIETIKNREDIVLFIDELHTIVGAGSAEGSLDASHILKPSLARGEIKCIGASTVAEYHRHIEKDGSLKRRFQAILVDSPGIPEAIDILKGLKEKYEEHHGVVYEESALKSAVILADRYITDRHLPDKAIDVIDETGARVKLSSMPPYPDLAEDEVKLKKILDSKIKFVSEQQYEKAAEYRDKESKIRAEIDLKQKNWLKISDKVTPVVTDEDIREVISMWTNIPIQKLQEKEQDKLVNLENLLSKKVISQNEAIKAVSRAIRRGRMGLKDPKRPLGSFLFLGPTGVGKTELARSLAEILFGSKRNLVRIDMSEYIERYSVARLIGSPPGYVGYGEQNPVIEEIRVKPYSVVLFDEIEKAHIDVLNIMLQLLEEGEITDSLGRKISFKQSVVIMTSNIGTKDITRSKPLGFGSTPENVDYVKMKENILSELKRIINPEIINRIDEVVVFRRLTKEDMKKIIELVFEEVRDRIKEKEIEIDLSDGAKELLVEEGYDPAFGARPLRRAFRRYIEDPLVEEFLQGTVKVNDKVTVERSGKELRFVVKGTENMLNIPFESNVSQKIPGETSAD; encoded by the coding sequence ATGAACAGCGAAAATTTTACACTTAGATACAGGAAAATTGTAATGGCCGCACAGAGAAATTCAAAACTCCACAAAAGGGGATATTACACCACACTAGACATTCTTTACGGAATTCTCACGGAGACAAATTGTTTCGCTGTGAAAATACTTCAGAAAATGGGCGTGGATATTTCTTTGATGAAAAAAATAATCGCCGCGAGGATATACAAAGACGATTTTTACAAGGAAACTCCAAGGTATCCTTCGAATCTAAAAGAACCGGTTCCGACCATAGAAGTCGAGAGCGTCATCCAGGGATCAATAAAAAAAGCCGAGGATTTATCTCACATGTTCATCGGAACGGAGCACCTCATACTTTCCGTTCTCGACAATATAAACACTGCCGCCGGAGAGATATTGAAAAGTCTTGATATCACCTACGAGCAGTTCAACTTGAATCTGCAGAACCTTGTAGACGAAACCGATTTATCCGTGAGGGAAGAAGAGAGAAAAAAAATAGGGAGACCAAAGGAAAATTTCGACGACGAAGAGGACGACAAATTTGTCATAGAGGATTTTTGCAGAGATCTCACTTCCTTGGCGGAAGAAGGAAAGCTGGACCCGATTATAGGGAGGGACCTTGAAATAGAAAGGGTGGTTCAAATTCTGTCGAGGAGAAGGAAAAACAATCCGGTTTTGATAGGAGAAGCGGGTGTCGGCAAAACAGCTATAGTTGAAGGTCTCGCTCAGCGTGTCGTTCAAGGCCATGTTCCGCCTTCTCTAATCGGAAAAAAATTCTATCAGCTCAACCTTGCCTCGGTTGTGGCGGGTACAAAATACAGAGGACAATTCGAAAGCAGGATGAAGTCTATAATAGAGACCATAAAAAACAGAGAAGACATAGTACTTTTCATAGATGAACTGCATACCATAGTAGGGGCGGGTTCTGCCGAAGGATCGCTGGATGCCTCGCACATACTTAAACCTTCTCTGGCCAGAGGAGAGATAAAATGCATAGGCGCTTCGACCGTCGCAGAATACCACAGGCATATTGAGAAGGATGGTTCTCTGAAGAGGAGGTTTCAGGCGATTTTGGTTGACTCTCCCGGAATACCGGAAGCTATAGACATACTAAAAGGACTCAAGGAAAAATACGAGGAACATCACGGGGTCGTCTACGAAGAAAGCGCCTTGAAATCAGCGGTTATTTTGGCAGACAGATACATAACCGACAGGCATCTTCCGGATAAAGCCATCGACGTGATCGACGAAACCGGTGCGAGAGTGAAATTGTCCTCCATGCCTCCTTACCCTGATCTGGCAGAAGACGAGGTAAAACTTAAGAAGATCCTCGATTCAAAAATCAAATTTGTCTCTGAGCAGCAGTATGAAAAAGCCGCGGAATATCGGGACAAAGAATCGAAAATAAGAGCCGAGATTGACTTGAAGCAGAAAAATTGGCTTAAAATCTCAGATAAAGTCACTCCGGTGGTGACCGACGAGGACATCCGGGAAGTCATCAGCATGTGGACTAACATACCAATACAAAAGCTTCAGGAAAAGGAACAGGACAAACTCGTTAACCTCGAAAACCTGCTCTCGAAAAAAGTTATAAGTCAAAACGAAGCCATTAAAGCTGTCAGCAGGGCAATAAGAAGAGGCAGAATGGGTCTGAAAGATCCAAAAAGACCTCTCGGCTCTTTTCTATTTCTTGGACCTACGGGCGTTGGTAAAACAGAACTCGCCAGGTCCCTCGCGGAAATTCTCTTCGGAAGCAAGAGAAACTTGGTCCGAATTGACATGAGCGAATACATCGAGAGGTATTCGGTCGCAAGGCTCATTGGTTCGCCTCCTGGATACGTCGGATACGGTGAACAAAATCCAGTCATAGAAGAAATAAGGGTAAAACCCTATTCCGTGGTGCTTTTCGACGAGATAGAAAAGGCTCACATAGATGTCTTGAACATAATGCTTCAGCTTCTTGAAGAGGGTGAAATAACGGACAGCCTCGGCAGAAAGATAAGTTTCAAACAATCCGTCGTGATAATGACTTCGAACATAGGCACGAAAGACATAACGAGATCAAAACCTCTTGGTTTTGGTTCGACTCCTGAAAACGTGGATTATGTTAAAATGAAAGAAAACATTTTATCCGAACTCAAAAGGATAATCAATCCTGAGATAATAAATAGAATTGACGAGGTCGTCGTGTTCAGAAGGCTGACAAAAGAAGACATGAAAAAAATCATTGAACTCGTCTTTGAAGAAGTTAGGGATAGAATTAAAGAGAAAGAAATTGAAATCGACCTATCAGATGGAGCAAAAGAATTGCTTGTCGAAGAAGGCTATGATCCCGCCTTCGGCGCACGTCCTCTTCGAAGGGCTTTCAGGCGTTACATCGAAGACCCTCTCGTCGAAGAATTTTTGCAGGGGACGGTGAAGGTAAACGATAAAGTGACAGTGGAGAGATCTGGAAAAGAGCTGAGATTTGTGGTCAAAGGAACTGAGAATATGCTCAACATCCCTTTTGAAAGCAATGTGTCTCAAAAAATTCCGGGAGAAACTTCTGCCGACTGA
- the bamA gene encoding outer membrane protein assembly factor BamA, with protein sequence MKMIILFLSFIPCVIRTEALNRIIVEGNDRASNDQVIQMAGISPGDEFSPFVSASVIKNLFSTDLFRDVSLDTFYDAIEGLTLVIEVEENPVLDTLIINGSGRISEANLREWLSRGSSDTAIVRGWPEAPFKGRTVTDRKLSIWKKFILDSYAGEGYIGTAVDISVSLPDDQNRIEVTVDIKEGRKITIAAINLNGLISLNSKIVKSRLQNREWGFYGWRGFKEFYWFGLFRKGGFNQNVFEGHDVESIERTLRSRGFPDAEVDSLNYIFNQESTLVVIEVFIDEGDKKYFGETVFEGNVFFETGHLEKYVSYDPGQPYDIEKIEKTQRLLSELYADSGFIYVQFNPVQTRKDSTVDITWQMREGPRVKIRLVEIMGNYRTRDRVIRREITQFPGEYFSISGLRLTSQKIFNLGFFDNIIPDIAPVDSSNDSIAYADLIIEVFEKKAGEIRGGATYSHYGGVGAYAKFAVPNLLGKGETFDLEFDINSKMWNFDIGYFEPWVLGTDWAAGARLFATTYEMDYYKYRKEGFQINTARALPWIDFTKIYNSYTLERVEVEIFDPDSASDYLKSQEGLKYISKLGITFVRDARDKYFNTSRGTYFSLATNLTGGFMQGDVNFREHVFEYKYFLPVTTKKPSSNIPSSSLMFRNKTGVISDFYSTGSGDVPVYELYRLGGIGEWGLRGYDEYSIGPVQEGDVIGGATAILLNAQYSVHLGEMANFSIFADAGNVWETPYSLEGSSGFNDLYKSAGLGFRINLPMLGIMGIDYAYGFSTGDWKPHVQFGTNF encoded by the coding sequence ATGAAAATGATAATACTTTTCCTGAGTTTTATTCCGTGCGTAATTCGGACGGAAGCTCTGAATAGAATCATTGTCGAGGGCAACGACAGAGCCAGCAATGACCAAGTTATTCAAATGGCTGGAATATCTCCTGGAGACGAATTTTCGCCTTTCGTTTCCGCTTCCGTCATCAAAAACCTTTTCTCCACCGATCTATTCAGAGATGTTTCCCTTGACACTTTTTACGATGCCATAGAAGGATTGACCCTGGTCATTGAAGTAGAAGAAAACCCGGTTCTCGACACTTTAATAATAAACGGAAGCGGTAGAATTTCAGAAGCAAATCTGAGGGAATGGCTTTCGAGAGGTTCCTCAGACACTGCAATTGTCCGCGGGTGGCCGGAAGCCCCTTTTAAAGGCAGAACAGTGACGGATAGAAAACTCTCAATTTGGAAGAAATTTATTCTCGATTCCTACGCTGGAGAAGGTTACATAGGGACAGCCGTGGATATTTCGGTCTCTTTACCGGACGATCAGAACAGGATTGAAGTGACGGTGGATATCAAAGAAGGCAGAAAAATAACTATAGCCGCTATCAACCTCAACGGCTTGATTTCGTTGAATTCTAAAATCGTCAAATCAAGGCTGCAGAACAGAGAGTGGGGATTTTACGGCTGGAGGGGTTTTAAAGAATTTTATTGGTTTGGCCTCTTCAGGAAAGGCGGGTTCAATCAAAACGTATTTGAAGGTCATGACGTGGAATCAATAGAGAGAACTCTGAGAAGCAGAGGATTTCCTGACGCGGAAGTTGACAGCCTGAATTATATTTTCAATCAAGAATCCACATTGGTTGTGATAGAAGTCTTCATAGATGAAGGAGATAAGAAATATTTCGGCGAGACAGTTTTCGAAGGCAACGTTTTTTTCGAAACAGGACATCTTGAAAAATACGTCTCCTATGATCCGGGACAACCCTACGATATTGAAAAAATTGAAAAGACCCAGAGACTTTTAAGCGAACTATACGCGGACAGCGGTTTTATCTACGTTCAGTTCAATCCCGTCCAGACAAGAAAAGACAGCACTGTCGACATTACTTGGCAGATGAGGGAAGGGCCGAGGGTGAAAATAAGACTTGTCGAGATAATGGGCAACTACAGGACGCGCGACAGGGTAATCCGAAGAGAGATAACTCAATTTCCCGGAGAATATTTCTCCATTTCAGGGCTCAGGTTGACCTCGCAAAAAATATTCAACCTCGGTTTTTTCGACAACATCATTCCTGATATTGCCCCTGTCGACAGCTCAAACGACAGCATAGCATACGCGGATCTCATCATAGAAGTCTTCGAGAAAAAAGCTGGAGAGATCAGAGGAGGAGCGACCTATTCGCACTACGGTGGAGTAGGAGCTTACGCGAAATTTGCCGTGCCGAACCTTTTGGGCAAAGGCGAGACTTTTGATCTGGAATTCGACATAAATTCAAAAATGTGGAACTTTGACATAGGGTATTTTGAACCGTGGGTTTTAGGGACCGATTGGGCTGCAGGGGCAAGACTTTTCGCTACTACCTACGAAATGGATTATTACAAGTACAGAAAAGAAGGATTCCAAATAAACACCGCAAGAGCCCTCCCTTGGATAGATTTTACCAAAATCTATAATTCTTACACGTTAGAGAGGGTTGAAGTTGAAATATTCGACCCTGACAGCGCCAGCGATTACCTGAAATCTCAAGAAGGCTTGAAATATATAAGCAAACTGGGAATAACTTTTGTCAGGGACGCCAGAGACAAATACTTCAACACTTCCCGAGGGACTTATTTTTCTTTGGCGACAAACTTGACGGGTGGTTTCATGCAAGGAGACGTGAATTTCAGAGAACACGTTTTCGAGTATAAGTATTTTCTGCCGGTGACTACAAAAAAACCTTCTTCAAACATTCCTTCTTCTTCTCTGATGTTCAGAAACAAAACGGGTGTAATTTCCGATTTTTATTCAACCGGCAGCGGAGACGTACCCGTTTATGAACTTTACAGACTTGGAGGAATAGGAGAGTGGGGACTTAGAGGATACGATGAATACAGCATAGGTCCGGTGCAGGAAGGCGATGTCATTGGAGGCGCGACGGCGATACTACTCAACGCGCAGTATTCAGTACACCTCGGCGAAATGGCGAATTTTTCGATTTTCGCGGACGCCGGCAACGTATGGGAAACTCCATACTCCCTTGAAGGATCGAGTGGTTTTAACGACCTGTACAAAAGCGCGGGGTTGGGTTTCAGAATTAATCTTCCCATGTTGGGCATTATGGGGATTGACTACGCCTACGGATTTTCGACCGGCGACTGGAAACCTCATGTCCAGTTCGGAACAAACTTTTAG
- a CDS encoding OmpH family outer membrane protein yields the protein MKVLKSLMILFFASQALFAGGMGYVNIERIFNEYSAMNDLRSQLQLLENNWTNEAETKKREWQSLQSQLETEAVTLSEEEISRRRDIISQKKNEYESFVQSVWGDNGLLENKTQELTESPVAQINKTIEEVSELKDISIVLDVSSGVVLYAEPGLDITSEVLTRLNSEYITVQDTTPEEKITIAFLSVVPITADAKASGIAQTASSIVNTALMNIQNVEMSEGSDVSQGMTQNGITSVESVTGSQLSGLATYLLADYIVRGQISQTGEQFNLKIIVFSAEIFSDYLTFEESFEKVDNLEQTIESIVSEIAAEL from the coding sequence ATGAAAGTGTTGAAATCTCTAATGATTTTATTTTTCGCGTCCCAAGCGCTTTTTGCCGGAGGCATGGGTTACGTCAATATCGAGAGGATATTCAATGAATACTCGGCAATGAACGACCTCAGATCCCAGTTGCAGTTGCTTGAAAACAACTGGACCAACGAAGCTGAAACCAAAAAAAGGGAATGGCAGTCTCTTCAGTCTCAGCTTGAGACGGAAGCAGTGACTCTTTCCGAAGAGGAAATTTCAAGGCGACGGGATATCATAAGCCAGAAGAAAAACGAATACGAATCTTTTGTACAGTCAGTCTGGGGCGATAACGGACTATTGGAAAACAAAACCCAAGAATTGACCGAATCTCCGGTAGCTCAAATAAACAAGACGATTGAAGAAGTATCGGAATTAAAAGACATTTCAATAGTTCTCGACGTCTCGTCAGGAGTCGTCCTCTACGCTGAACCTGGTCTGGACATCACTTCAGAAGTCTTGACGAGGCTCAATTCCGAGTATATCACCGTCCAGGACACGACCCCCGAAGAGAAAATAACCATCGCCTTCCTGTCGGTTGTTCCAATAACTGCCGACGCGAAAGCTTCCGGTATCGCGCAGACAGCTTCTTCCATTGTCAATACAGCTCTCATGAACATTCAAAATGTAGAAATGTCGGAAGGGAGCGATGTATCGCAGGGAATGACTCAAAACGGTATAACTTCAGTTGAATCTGTTACGGGATCACAACTTTCCGGCTTGGCGACTTATCTCTTAGCCGATTATATTGTCAGAGGACAAATCAGCCAGACCGGAGAACAATTCAACCTAAAAATAATTGTGTTCTCGGCGGAAATATTCAGCGACTATCTGACCTTCGAAGAGAGTTTTGAGAAGGTTGATAATCTGGAACAGACAATCGAATCCATAGTGTCGGAAATAGCGGCAGAACTTTAA
- the lpxD gene encoding UDP-3-O-(3-hydroxymyristoyl)glucosamine N-acyltransferase — translation MKLSEAAKISGGKLVGDPEFSIQRLSSLGKASCGCLTFDDKINLEAIKRAREKGAAVICRPGLDLDLGIESEKPYLAFVKVMKEMSQKESFQPHVHRTAVVSESSRIGKDVYIGPGAVVSDGAEVGDECVIEANCYIGKFTRIGSFCRLYPNVTVLNGCEIGNRVVIHPGAVVGGDGFGYLREGGEIMKIPQLGKVVIEDDVEIGANSAVDRAMLDATVIKKGTKIDNLVQVAHNVVIGENCLIASQTGISGSVEVGPDTLMAGQVGIADHAKIGKNVVIMAKSGVAGDIPDNSVFFWIPAMEASKAKRIVASLKFLPEMAKKLRKIGK, via the coding sequence TTGAAACTGTCCGAAGCGGCGAAAATTTCAGGAGGTAAACTTGTAGGAGATCCAGAATTTTCGATCCAACGGCTTTCGTCTCTGGGTAAAGCTTCATGCGGTTGTTTGACATTTGACGACAAAATAAACCTGGAAGCAATAAAAAGGGCTCGAGAAAAAGGAGCCGCTGTTATCTGCAGACCTGGATTAGACCTTGATCTCGGCATAGAATCCGAAAAACCTTACTTAGCTTTCGTAAAAGTGATGAAAGAGATGTCTCAAAAAGAATCCTTTCAGCCTCATGTCCACAGAACAGCCGTCGTATCCGAGAGTTCTAGAATAGGTAAAGATGTTTACATAGGCCCTGGAGCGGTTGTGTCCGACGGAGCCGAGGTAGGTGACGAATGCGTCATAGAAGCCAATTGCTACATAGGTAAATTTACAAGGATAGGTTCTTTTTGCAGGTTGTATCCCAACGTAACCGTTTTAAACGGCTGTGAAATCGGCAATAGAGTGGTGATACATCCCGGAGCGGTGGTAGGCGGAGATGGATTCGGCTATCTCAGAGAAGGCGGAGAAATCATGAAAATTCCCCAGTTGGGCAAAGTCGTGATTGAGGACGATGTCGAGATAGGCGCGAATTCGGCTGTAGACAGGGCTATGCTCGATGCCACGGTGATAAAAAAAGGCACAAAAATTGACAATCTGGTTCAAGTGGCTCACAACGTCGTAATAGGAGAGAATTGCCTCATCGCTTCTCAAACTGGCATAAGCGGAAGTGTAGAGGTAGGTCCCGATACTCTGATGGCAGGCCAGGTCGGAATCGCCGATCACGCGAAAATAGGAAAAAATGTAGTGATAATGGCAAAGAGCGGAGTGGCGGGTGACATTCCCGATAATTCCGTGTTTTTTTGGATACCGGCAATGGAAGCCTCGAAAGCAAAAAGAATAGTAGCCTCTCTGAAATTTTTGCCGGAGATGGCAAAAAAATTGAGAAAGATTGGCAAATAG
- a CDS encoding UDP-3-O-acyl-N-acetylglucosamine deacetylase, producing MANRKTIKNPFSLKGVGLHGGKNCEISVFPHDEEGILFISKREKIKASFKRADTSRRCTSLLGKNTRVEVVEHLMSSFFLTGVTDAVVEVKGEEIPFLDGSAAHFVEAIEVAGVEDKKVFWEELEGKCHTRVANGVSEVFYSPWKDESLLITVLLSFPEEGVKCRHLTFEAYSKDLKTTIARARTFAFEGWVEDLKTRGLIEGGSLENALVLKYGGEPVEGSSCRFEDEFVSHKALDLLGDLMLSPKRLKGRIFAVCPGHKIHLDFLREIFSPE from the coding sequence TTGGCAAATAGAAAGACTATAAAGAACCCATTCTCACTGAAAGGTGTCGGTTTGCATGGAGGGAAAAACTGCGAAATATCTGTTTTTCCACACGATGAAGAAGGCATACTATTTATCTCCAAAAGAGAGAAAATTAAAGCTTCTTTTAAAAGGGCTGACACTTCGAGAAGATGCACGAGCTTGTTAGGAAAAAACACTCGCGTGGAAGTAGTCGAACACCTTATGTCCTCTTTTTTTTTAACAGGGGTAACGGATGCCGTTGTCGAGGTCAAAGGAGAAGAGATCCCTTTTCTCGATGGTAGCGCGGCTCATTTCGTAGAGGCGATTGAGGTGGCAGGTGTAGAAGACAAAAAGGTCTTCTGGGAGGAATTGGAAGGTAAATGCCATACCCGAGTTGCAAACGGCGTATCGGAAGTGTTCTATTCCCCTTGGAAGGATGAGAGCCTTTTGATCACGGTTCTTTTGTCTTTTCCCGAAGAGGGAGTCAAATGCCGCCATCTAACATTTGAGGCTTATTCCAAAGACTTGAAAACAACAATAGCGAGAGCGAGAACTTTCGCCTTCGAGGGCTGGGTAGAAGATCTGAAGACAAGGGGTTTGATCGAAGGGGGATCCCTCGAAAACGCCCTTGTATTGAAGTATGGAGGCGAACCGGTTGAAGGCAGTTCATGTAGATTCGAAGACGAGTTTGTCTCACATAAAGCGCTTGATTTACTAGGGGATTTGATGTTGTCGCCTAAAAGGTTAAAGGGGAGGATTTTTGCCGTTTGCCCTGGCCATAAAATTCACTTGGATTTTCTGAGAGAAATATTTTCTCCCGAATGA
- the fabZ gene encoding 3-hydroxyacyl-ACP dehydratase FabZ: MIDEIMRLIPHRYPFLLVDRILELSDDRIVGIKNVTINEPFFQGHFPGNPIMPGVLIIESMAQTGGFMLMSRLEKPEKKLLLFLGVDRVKFRRAILPGDTLRHELFLESYKHGVCVMNAKSTVDGELACEGILKAKLADR, from the coding sequence ATGATAGATGAAATAATGAGGCTCATTCCACACCGATACCCTTTTTTACTCGTCGACAGGATATTGGAATTATCCGACGATAGGATTGTTGGCATAAAAAACGTCACGATAAACGAACCTTTTTTTCAGGGACACTTTCCCGGAAACCCTATCATGCCGGGTGTTTTGATAATCGAATCAATGGCGCAGACCGGCGGATTCATGCTCATGTCAAGATTGGAAAAACCGGAGAAAAAACTTCTGCTATTTCTCGGCGTTGACAGGGTCAAATTCAGGAGAGCAATTCTCCCCGGCGACACACTCAGGCACGAACTTTTTCTCGAAAGCTACAAACATGGTGTATGCGTAATGAACGCCAAGAGCACCGTTGACGGAGAACTTGCCTGCGAAGGGATTTTAAAGGCTAAATTGGCGGACAGATGA